A stretch of the Thermus thermophilus genome encodes the following:
- the thiS gene encoding sulfur carrier protein ThiS encodes MVWLNGEPKPLEGKTLKEVLEELGVELKGVAVLLNEEAFLGLEVPDRPLRDGDVVEVVALMQGG; translated from the coding sequence ATGGTGTGGCTTAACGGGGAGCCCAAGCCCTTGGAGGGAAAGACCCTCAAGGAGGTCTTGGAGGAGCTCGGCGTGGAGCTTAAGGGGGTCGCCGTCCTCCTCAACGAGGAGGCCTTCTTGGGCCTCGAGGTCCCGGACCGCCCCTTGCGGGACGGGGACGTGGTGGAGGTGGTGGCCCTGATGCAGGGGGGCTAG
- the thiD gene encoding bifunctional hydroxymethylpyrimidine kinase/phosphomethylpyrimidine kinase: MRVALTIAGSDSGGGAGVQADLKVFFRFGVYGTSALTLVTAQNTLGVQRVHLLPPEVVYAQIKSVAQDFPLHAAKTGALGDAAIVEAVAEAVGRFGVRPLVVDPVMVAKSGDPLLAPEAVAALKERLFPLAALITPNRLEAEALLGHSIRTLEEAEEAAKALLALGPEAVLLKGGHLEGERAVDLLATREGVLRFSAPRVQTRNTHGTGCTLSAAIAALLAKGRPLAEAVAEAKAYLTRALKTAPSLGQGHGPLDHWA, translated from the coding sequence ATGAGGGTGGCCCTCACCATCGCGGGCTCCGACTCGGGGGGCGGGGCGGGGGTGCAGGCGGACCTCAAGGTCTTCTTCCGCTTCGGGGTCTACGGGACGAGCGCCCTCACCCTGGTCACCGCCCAGAACACCCTGGGGGTGCAGCGGGTGCACCTCCTTCCCCCCGAGGTGGTCTACGCCCAGATAAAAAGCGTGGCCCAGGACTTCCCCCTTCACGCCGCCAAGACGGGGGCCTTGGGGGACGCGGCCATCGTGGAGGCCGTGGCCGAGGCGGTGGGGCGCTTCGGGGTCCGGCCCTTGGTGGTGGACCCGGTGATGGTGGCGAAAAGCGGGGACCCCCTCCTCGCCCCGGAGGCGGTGGCCGCCCTCAAGGAGAGGCTTTTCCCCCTGGCGGCCCTCATTACCCCGAACCGCCTCGAGGCCGAAGCCCTCCTGGGGCATTCCATCCGCACCCTGGAGGAGGCGGAGGAGGCCGCCAAGGCCCTCCTCGCCCTAGGCCCCGAGGCCGTCCTCCTTAAGGGGGGACATCTGGAGGGGGAAAGGGCGGTGGACCTTTTGGCCACTCGGGAAGGGGTCTTGCGCTTCTCTGCCCCCCGGGTCCAAACCCGCAACACCCACGGCACCGGTTGCACCCTCTCCGCCGCCATCGCCGCCCTCCTCGCCAAGGGAAGGCCCTTGGCGGAGGCGGTGGCCGAGGCCAAGGCTTACCTCACCCGGGCCCTGAAGACGGCGCCTTCCCTGGGCCAGGGCCACGGGCCTTTGGACCACTGGGCCTAG
- the thiC gene encoding phosphomethylpyrimidine synthase ThiC — MTQLEAARKGKITEEMAYVAEKEGVSPEFVREGVAAGRIVIPRNPNHTTLTDFKGIGEGLSVKVNANLGTSYDYVDVEEEVEKARVAIRYGADTLMDLSTGGDLKAIRKRILEVATVPLGTVPIYEAEFRAARRKNFFDMSADELFQVIEEHGKEGVDYITVHVGVTLKNLEVYRNSPRTTGIVSRGGGLMAAWMLHRGEENPLYARFDDLLDIARTYDMTLSLGDGLRPGSLADSTDRAQIAELLTIGELVERARRAGVQAMVEGPGHIPLNEVAANVQIQKKLTGHAPFYILGMLPVDTAAGFDHIAGAIGGALAGWWGADMLCYLTPAEHLGLPTPEHVKQGVIAFKIAAHAADVARGNKRALERNRRMSEARYRLDWEGQFALALFPEEARRLKEERGSKTKACSMCGPFCPMNLVEAVLKGKGRMELPVA, encoded by the coding sequence ATGACGCAGCTTGAGGCGGCAAGGAAAGGGAAGATCACCGAGGAGATGGCCTACGTGGCCGAGAAGGAGGGGGTTTCCCCCGAGTTCGTGCGGGAAGGGGTGGCGGCAGGCCGGATCGTCATCCCCAGGAACCCCAACCACACGACCCTCACCGACTTCAAGGGGATCGGGGAGGGGCTTTCCGTCAAGGTGAACGCCAACCTGGGCACCTCCTACGACTACGTGGACGTGGAGGAGGAGGTGGAGAAGGCCAGGGTGGCCATCCGGTACGGGGCGGACACCCTCATGGACCTCTCCACCGGGGGAGACCTCAAGGCCATCCGCAAGCGGATCCTGGAGGTGGCCACCGTCCCCTTGGGCACCGTGCCCATCTACGAGGCGGAGTTTCGGGCGGCTAGGCGCAAGAACTTCTTTGACATGTCGGCGGACGAGCTCTTCCAGGTGATTGAGGAGCACGGCAAGGAGGGGGTGGACTACATCACCGTGCACGTGGGGGTGACCCTGAAGAACCTCGAGGTCTACCGGAATAGCCCCCGCACCACGGGCATCGTGAGCCGGGGCGGGGGGCTCATGGCCGCCTGGATGCTCCACCGCGGCGAGGAAAACCCCCTCTACGCCCGCTTTGACGACCTTCTGGACATCGCCCGCACCTACGACATGACCCTCTCCCTGGGGGATGGCCTGAGGCCAGGCTCCCTCGCCGACAGCACCGACCGGGCCCAGATCGCAGAGCTTTTAACCATCGGCGAGCTCGTGGAAAGGGCCAGGCGGGCCGGGGTCCAGGCCATGGTGGAAGGCCCCGGGCACATTCCCTTGAACGAGGTGGCGGCCAACGTCCAGATCCAGAAGAAGCTCACGGGGCACGCCCCCTTCTACATCCTGGGGATGCTTCCCGTGGACACCGCCGCGGGGTTTGACCACATCGCCGGGGCCATCGGCGGGGCCTTGGCGGGGTGGTGGGGTGCGGACATGCTCTGCTACCTCACCCCGGCGGAGCACCTGGGCCTGCCCACCCCTGAGCACGTGAAGCAAGGGGTGATCGCCTTTAAGATCGCCGCCCACGCCGCCGACGTGGCCCGGGGGAACAAAAGGGCCCTGGAGAGGAACCGGAGGATGTCCGAGGCCCGCTACCGGTTGGACTGGGAGGGCCAGTTCGCCCTCGCCCTCTTCCCCGAGGAGGCGAGGCGCCTCAAGGAGGAACGGGGTTCCAAGACCAAGGCCTGCAGCATGTGCGGCCCCTTCTGCCCCATGAACCTGGTGGAGGCGGTGCTCAAGGGGAAGGGGCGGATGGAGCTTCCGGTGGCCTGA
- a CDS encoding thiazole synthase, which produces MDTWKVGPVELKSRLLLGSGKYKDFGVMREAIAAAGAEVVTVSVRRVELKAPGHVGLLEALEGVRLLPNTAGARTAEEAVRLARLGRLLTGERWVKLEVIPDPTYLLPDPLETLKAAERLLEEDFLVLPYMGPDLVLAKRLAALGTATVMPLAAPIGSGWGVRTRALLELFAREKANLPPVVVDAGLGLPSHAAEVMELGLDAVLVNTAIAEAQDPPAMAEAFRLAVEAGRKAYLAGPMRPREAASPSSPVEGVPLTPTGPQ; this is translated from the coding sequence ATGGACACCTGGAAGGTGGGTCCCGTAGAGCTCAAAAGCCGCCTCCTCCTGGGAAGCGGCAAGTACAAGGACTTCGGGGTGATGCGGGAGGCCATCGCCGCCGCGGGGGCCGAGGTGGTGACGGTCTCCGTGAGGCGGGTGGAGCTCAAGGCCCCGGGGCACGTGGGGCTTCTGGAGGCTTTGGAGGGGGTTAGGCTTCTCCCCAACACCGCCGGGGCCCGCACGGCCGAGGAGGCGGTGCGCCTCGCCCGGCTGGGCCGCCTCCTCACCGGGGAGAGGTGGGTGAAGCTCGAGGTCATCCCCGACCCCACCTACCTCCTCCCCGATCCCCTGGAGACCCTGAAGGCGGCGGAGAGGCTTTTGGAGGAGGATTTCCTCGTCCTCCCCTACATGGGGCCGGACCTCGTCCTCGCCAAAAGGCTCGCCGCCCTGGGCACGGCCACGGTGATGCCCCTCGCCGCCCCCATCGGCTCGGGCTGGGGGGTGCGGACGAGGGCCCTTCTGGAGCTTTTCGCCCGGGAGAAGGCAAACCTTCCCCCGGTGGTGGTGGACGCGGGGCTCGGCCTCCCCTCCCACGCGGCGGAGGTGATGGAGCTCGGCCTGGACGCCGTCTTGGTGAACACCGCCATCGCCGAGGCCCAAGACCCCCCCGCCATGGCCGAGGCCTTCCGGCTTGCGGTGGAGGCGGGGAGGAAGGCCTACCTCGCGGGGCCCATGCGGCCTAGGGAGGCGGCAAGCCCCTCTAGCCCGGTGGAGGGGGTGCCTCTTACCCCGACCGGGCCCCAGTAG
- a CDS encoding MFS transporter, which yields MDALARLERLPLGRPHLRLLFLLGFGWALDAMDVGLISFTLPALSREFGLDPVGAGLLGSVGLLGMLFGALLGGRLADRFGRKAVVGYSLFLAGLGSLLTALAPSLPWVFVFRFFTGLGLGAELPVAASLMGEFSPKAHRGRMVVLLEAFWAVGWLLAALMGYLLVPAFGWRAAFLAGALPALYAAYLRLSLPESPRWLVARGREAEAEALVASWERAFPGPLPEPRPEPAPRPLPYGALFRPPLLRRTLFLALAWFALNAGYYGAFIWLPSLLVAQGYTLVRSLEYVLLITLAQVPGYLAAAFLVERWGRRPVLVGFLGLSALFAWLLSRASSPGEVLLFGALLSFFNLGAWGAVYAYTPELFPTALRGSGAGFVAAVGRVGGILAPYATGALLPLLGPGGVLALHGGLLLLAGVFAFAVGVETRGKPLEEA from the coding sequence ATGGACGCCCTCGCCCGTCTGGAACGCCTGCCCTTGGGGAGGCCCCACCTTAGGCTCCTCTTCCTCCTCGGGTTCGGCTGGGCCCTGGACGCCATGGACGTGGGGCTCATCAGCTTCACCCTGCCCGCCCTTTCCCGGGAGTTCGGCCTGGACCCGGTGGGGGCGGGGCTTTTGGGGAGCGTGGGGCTTCTGGGGATGCTCTTTGGGGCCCTCCTCGGGGGAAGGCTCGCCGACCGGTTCGGCCGGAAGGCGGTGGTGGGGTATAGCCTCTTCCTCGCCGGGCTGGGAAGCCTCCTCACCGCTCTGGCCCCAAGCCTCCCTTGGGTTTTCGTTTTCCGCTTCTTCACGGGGCTTGGGCTAGGAGCGGAGCTTCCCGTGGCGGCAAGTCTCATGGGGGAGTTTAGCCCCAAGGCCCACCGGGGGCGGATGGTGGTCCTCCTCGAGGCCTTCTGGGCCGTGGGGTGGCTCCTCGCCGCCCTCATGGGCTACCTCCTGGTGCCCGCTTTCGGCTGGCGGGCCGCCTTCCTCGCCGGGGCCCTTCCCGCCCTTTACGCCGCCTACCTGAGGCTTTCCCTCCCTGAGTCCCCCCGCTGGCTCGTGGCCCGGGGCCGGGAGGCGGAGGCGGAGGCCCTGGTGGCCTCCTGGGAGCGGGCCTTTCCCGGGCCCCTGCCCGAGCCTCGCCCCGAGCCCGCCCCGCGCCCCCTCCCCTACGGGGCCCTCTTCCGCCCGCCCCTCCTCCGGCGCACCCTCTTCCTCGCCCTCGCCTGGTTCGCCCTGAACGCGGGCTACTACGGGGCCTTCATCTGGCTCCCCTCCCTCCTCGTGGCCCAGGGCTACACCCTGGTGCGCTCCTTGGAGTACGTCCTCCTCATCACCTTGGCCCAGGTGCCGGGCTACCTCGCGGCGGCCTTCTTGGTGGAGCGCTGGGGGAGGCGGCCCGTGCTCGTGGGGTTTTTGGGCCTTTCCGCCCTCTTCGCCTGGCTCCTCTCCCGGGCTTCCTCCCCGGGGGAGGTGCTCCTTTTCGGGGCCCTTCTCTCCTTCTTCAACCTGGGGGCCTGGGGGGCGGTCTACGCCTACACCCCGGAGCTCTTCCCCACGGCGCTTAGGGGAAGCGGGGCGGGCTTCGTGGCGGCGGTGGGCCGGGTGGGGGGGATCCTCGCCCCCTACGCCACCGGGGCCCTCCTCCCCCTTTTGGGTCCGGGCGGGGTCTTGGCCCTCCACGGGGGGCTTCTTCTCCTCGCCGGGGTCTTCGCCTTCGCCGTGGGGGTGGAGACCCGGGGGAAGCCCTTGGAGGAAGCATGA
- a CDS encoding NAD(P)/FAD-dependent oxidoreductase produces MRAEVAVVGAGIIGALAAYELAKRGVAVALLDAERPGAATFASAGMLAPYPEGLSGELLEAGLYGLARYPELLAELKERGLEVEAAFSGTWVAALTPSEKEAWEAEAPSPYPVRGALGARRFPGGFVHPRRLREALLQAFQDLGGTYLRAEVEGVEGGRVYWGEGALRARFVLLSVGAWGGRFGLRVRPLKGEALLLEGEAPPGPLFAGEGYLLSREGGVYVGATQREGWEEGVDLFGLRWLADYAHERFPLLEGARFRGVVFGYRPVGELFVGEVGEGVYAAVGHGRNGVLLAPWTAKRLLGLLGVEDDAA; encoded by the coding sequence ATGAGGGCGGAGGTGGCCGTGGTGGGGGCGGGGATCATCGGGGCCCTCGCCGCCTACGAGCTCGCCAAGCGGGGGGTGGCCGTGGCCCTCCTGGACGCGGAGAGGCCCGGGGCCGCCACCTTCGCGAGCGCGGGGATGCTCGCCCCTTACCCCGAGGGGCTTTCGGGGGAGCTTCTGGAGGCGGGGCTATACGGCCTTGCCCGCTACCCCGAGCTCCTCGCCGAGCTTAAGGAAAGGGGCCTCGAGGTGGAGGCGGCCTTTTCCGGCACCTGGGTGGCGGCCCTCACCCCCTCGGAAAAGGAGGCCTGGGAGGCGGAGGCCCCTTCCCCCTACCCGGTCCGGGGGGCCTTGGGGGCGAGGCGCTTCCCCGGGGGGTTCGTCCACCCCAGGAGGCTTCGCGAGGCCCTCCTCCAGGCCTTCCAGGACCTAGGGGGCACCTACCTCCGGGCCGAGGTGGAGGGGGTGGAGGGGGGGAGGGTCTATTGGGGGGAAGGGGCCCTTAGGGCCCGCTTCGTCCTCCTCTCCGTGGGGGCCTGGGGGGGGAGGTTCGGCCTAAGGGTCAGGCCCCTCAAGGGGGAGGCGTTGCTCCTCGAGGGCGAGGCCCCGCCCGGGCCCCTTTTCGCCGGGGAGGGGTACCTCCTCTCCCGGGAGGGCGGGGTCTACGTGGGGGCCACGCAGAGGGAGGGGTGGGAAGAGGGGGTGGACCTCTTCGGCCTCAGGTGGCTTGCGGACTACGCCCACGAGCGCTTTCCCCTCTTGGAAGGGGCCCGCTTTAGGGGGGTGGTCTTCGGGTATAGACCCGTGGGGGAGCTCTTCGTGGGCGAGGTGGGGGAAGGCGTGTACGCGGCGGTGGGGCACGGGAGGAACGGGGTCCTCCTCGCCCCTTGGACGGCAAAGAGGCTCTTAGGGCTTTTGGGGGTGGAAGATGACGCAGCTTGA